The following proteins are encoded in a genomic region of Nicotiana sylvestris chromosome 4, ASM39365v2, whole genome shotgun sequence:
- the LOC138889695 gene encoding uncharacterized protein — translation MKAQALADHLTENPVDDEYQPLTTYFLDKEVNSVEAISEDTNAWKMFFDGAVNVKGVGIGAILISPTDQHYPATARLRFFYTNNTAEYEACIMGMSMAIDQDVEELLIMGDLDLIIQQAQGEWETRDVKLIPYRQHVEEISRRFKSIEFRYILHCHNELADALATLASMLPYLGNAHIDPLEIQIWEKHGYYNAANLNSHLMREICEQFNITDRNSTPYRPKANGLVEAANKNIKKILRKMIQSTRKLLPKGALYLGGIEGNDPETAVNADAVKRYYV, via the exons atgaaagcccaggcgttagcagatcacctaacggaaaacccggttgatgatgaataccaacctttgacCACCTACTTCCTTGATaaagaggtaaattcagttgaggcaatatctgaagatactaatgcttggaaaatgttctttgatggagcggtaaacgtaaaaggtgttggaattggggcaatcttgatctcacccactgatcagcattatccagccacagcccGGCTTCGATTTTTCTAcacaaacaacactgccgagtatgaagcctgcattatgggtatgagcATGGCAATTgaccaagatgtcgaagaattgttaatcatgggagatttgGATCTGATTATCCAACAagcccaaggagaatgggagactcgagatgtcaaacttattccctacaggcaacatgtggaagagaTTAGCAggcgattcaagtcaatagagttcaggtacatccttcattgtcacaatgaactagctgatgcacttgctactttggcctcgatgctgccatacctaggcaatgcccacattgatcccttggaaatccaaatctggGAAAAGCACGGTTACT ataatgctgcaaatttgaatagtcatttgatgagggaaaTATGTGAACAATTCAATATAACGGatcggaactctactccttatcgtcccaaagccaatggtctcgtcgaagcagcaaacaagaacatcaaaaagattttgagaaagatgattcaaagtaccag aaaattgttgccaaaaggggcattaTATCTGGGAggcattgaaggaaatgaccctgaaacagctgtaaatgcagatgcagtcaaaagatactatgtctaa